A section of the Streptomyces sp. SCL15-4 genome encodes:
- a CDS encoding helix-turn-helix transcriptional regulator yields the protein MTGHRTEATQTAVGIEEPPEPSGLPDPLPEPAVADIRLETVLGALSDPLRLRIVRKLLLESQEYDHTCGWFGLDRPKSSLTHHFRALREAGVTRQRQYGLERRSRVRVADLNARFPGLLDLVAAWSPPEGD from the coding sequence GTGACCGGGCACAGGACCGAAGCGACCCAGACGGCCGTGGGCATCGAGGAGCCGCCGGAGCCCTCCGGCCTCCCGGACCCGCTGCCCGAGCCGGCCGTCGCCGACATCAGGCTGGAAACCGTGCTGGGCGCGCTCAGCGACCCGCTCAGACTGCGGATCGTCCGCAAACTCCTCCTGGAGTCGCAGGAGTACGACCACACCTGCGGCTGGTTCGGCCTGGACCGGCCCAAGTCCTCGCTGACCCACCACTTCCGGGCCCTGCGCGAGGCGGGCGTCACCCGGCAGCGCCAGTACGGCCTGGAGCGCCGCAGCCGGGTCCGGGTGGCCGACCTGAACGCCCGCTTCCCCGGCCTGCTGGACCTC